In the Acinetobacter radioresistens DSM 6976 = NBRC 102413 = CIP 103788 genome, one interval contains:
- a CDS encoding IS6-like element IS1006 family transposase: MNPFHGRHFQGEIILWAVRWYCKYGISYRELQEMLAERGVNVDHTTIYRWVQRYAPEIEKRLRWYWRNPTDLSSWHIDETYVKVNGRWSYLYRAVDQRGDTIDFYLSSRRNTKSAYCFLGKILNNVKKWQIPQVINTDKAPTYGRALSRLKREGKCPPDLEHRQIKYKNNVIECDHGKLKRIIRATLGFKSMKTAYATIKGIEVMRALRKGQASSFYYGQPQGEVCLINRVFGL, translated from the coding sequence ATGAATCCTTTCCATGGTCGGCATTTTCAGGGCGAAATCATTCTTTGGGCTGTGCGCTGGTATTGTAAATATGGCATTAGCTATCGTGAACTGCAGGAAATGCTGGCCGAACGGGGTGTGAATGTTGATCACACGACTATTTACCGTTGGGTTCAACGTTATGCTCCTGAAATAGAAAAACGTTTACGCTGGTATTGGCGTAATCCTACAGATCTGAGCTCGTGGCATATTGATGAAACCTATGTAAAAGTGAATGGACGATGGTCTTATCTGTATCGTGCAGTCGATCAACGTGGCGATACCATTGATTTTTATCTTTCTTCTAGACGTAATACCAAATCAGCATATTGTTTTCTTGGAAAAATTTTAAATAATGTGAAGAAGTGGCAAATTCCACAAGTGATCAACACGGATAAAGCACCCACATATGGACGTGCTTTATCACGGTTAAAACGGGAAGGTAAATGTCCACCAGACCTTGAGCACAGGCAGATTAAGTATAAAAATAACGTGATTGAATGTGATCATGGCAAGCTAAAGCGGATCATCAGGGCCACATTAGGATTCAAATCTATGAAGACGGCTTATGCCACAATTAAAGGTATTGAAGTCATGCGTGCACTACGTAAAGGACAAGCATCGTCATTTTATTATGGTCAGCCTCAGGGTGAAGTGTGTCTAATCAACAGGGTTTTCGGTCTCTAA